A window of Prionailurus bengalensis isolate Pbe53 chromosome E1, Fcat_Pben_1.1_paternal_pri, whole genome shotgun sequence genomic DNA:
CAACCAGGCTTCCCGAGCCATCTGGTCTGTTGTGGCAGCCTCCCCCAAAGCTTCCCTTACCCCCCACAGGAGGACTGGGTCAGTCACCCACAGTATGGGTGGTGGAGGAACCAAGTCAGAGTTCCTGGAAAGCATTGAGTGGCCAGTGTGGTGTCGGGGGAGAATGCGCTCCCAGGGCTGGCCCCAGGGCCTAAGACTGGGTCACAAACGGGTCTGGGATTGACTCAGCACTCAGGTATCTGGGTAGGAACCTGAACGTGACTGAATTTCTCTTTCCTGCTGGAGgtggctctgtgctgcagctcctCTGTCCAGCCCTGGTGCCCCAGCCGTGGCGGGGCAGAGGGGACATGTCTGCAGGTTCCATACCCACATGGTTCTCGTTGCAGACAGTGGAGCATGGCTTCCCACACCAGCCCAGCGCCCTTGGCTACAGCCCGTCTCTGCGCATCCTGGCCATTGGCACCCGCTCCGGAGCCGTCAAGCTGTATCCTTTCTGTCCTCCCAGCTcccactgggggaggggccctggcGTTGGTGGGATTCAAACAAAAGTCAGTTGTAGATGACCCCTCCTGGTACTGGGATGTTCCCTCTTGGGGAACCCTCTTGCGTAGCCTCTTGGGAGTCAGCCCCAAATGCCGGAGGTGGagtcaagttttttgttttgttttcctttctcccactTAGTAGACCTGGGGTAGCAGGCCCAGGGTGCTGTCCAAACCAGGGTGTCCTTGGATTTGAAGAGCAGTGCTAAGCCTTCCAGATTCTCCCCAACCGTGCATACCTGCCATGTACACACAGGCACATCAGAGAGTAGAACTGACTCCTGGTTGGCAGAACATTGGTCTGAAAGGGCCACATTTTATCCAAAGCATTGGTTCTGGGCTGCGGGGGCCTCTGCGTTTCAGAGGCAAGCCCGAGGGTTCCAGGATGATGAAGAATCACCGCTTGGGTCCTCTGGCCTGGACTACGAGTCTGGGAACTTCCCCAGCCCCAAATCCCCACTGAGTCCCTAGAGTTGAGCCAGTTGGGACGTGGGAGTACTGGGAGATGGGGAACCACCCATGGGGAGCCTGGCTGGAGCCTCCAGTGAGGCTGCGGCTCCCTCCTGTTCCTCTTatgcagcaggggcaggggaggcagggacaCCTCTAGCGGGCTGGCCTAGGCTGGAGGTGGCGGATAGCACTCCCTCAGCTGGTTAATCATTGCCAGGCTACAGCCACATCCTGGTTACCAATCCCTGGTGGCCACAGCTGCTGGGGTGGACCCATGGGGGTGCCCTGTCTTTTTCTCAGGTGCCACCTTGTGGTAGCTGATGGGTTTGTTGCAGctcaggtggggggggggctgggcacTGTAGGAAGCAGCCCAACAGTTACCGGGATAAATCTTCATCATCCTAGGGTGTCTGCccgctcctccccccacccccccacacacacctgcctGGCTGGAAAAGTTCTCCCTGGTTGGAGCTGGCTCCACCTCGGGGTGACATCACCGCTGGCCAAGGGTCCTTGGGCCAGGGCCACTGCCGTCTCCTCCCGACCCAAGGCCCCGGTCGCTGCCGTCTGGGAGGAGGGCAAGCCCTTCTGTGATGCTGAGGTATTTACACTCCTTGCCACGTGGGCCCAGAGGTCCTGGCCCTTGGGCGGGAAGGGGTGGTGTCCTGCCTTCTGGAGCTTTTCCTGAGCCTGCCACTTGTAGCTATGGTGCCCCAGGGGTGGAGTTCATGGGTTTGCACCGGGAGAACAACGCTGTGGTGCAGATCTACTTCCTACCTGGCCAGGTGAGGGGGCCCTGCGCATCCTCCTACTCTCACATCacctggaaggggtggggagaggcaggcgTTTAGTAGTCCTGGGTTTGGTTCTGATAGGAGGGCCTGggaccacctccctccccccagctgcGGTTCACAGACCACCCTAAGAGCAGCCAGGGGGCTTTTGGTTCTGGGGTTCCCTGAATCAACTGGCGCGGGGTGGGCCACCCCAGTGTGAAGGGCCCCAGTGAATGCTGGCCCTCCCTGGTTAGCGACACCACACACTCCTGgttcctgtccccttccctccctaGTGCCAGCTGGTCACCCTGCTGGACGACAACAGCCTCCACCTGTGGAGCCTGAAGGTCAGAGGAGGGGTGTCAGAGCTACAGGAAGATGAGAGTTTCACGCTGCGTGGCCCCCCAGGGTAAGGACCTGGTACCCGTCTTCTCCCGGCCAGCCTGACCGGCGCACCCAACTCCTGGGTGGAATCACCCTGTGAAGGTCCTGTGGAGCCCTTGGTGGTCCTGGCAGTTGTTTGAGCCAACACATCCCCACATGCGGGTGCTCTGGAGGAGCAGGGCCCTCCACGCCTACGCCGTCTGCACAGGAGGCTCTGGGAGTTTTTTCTGCCTCCTAGCCCAAGCTCTCTACCATCTGTCTTCTGTCTTGGCAGGAGACACTCAAAATGTTTGTCCTGGCCCAAGACACCATCAGACCCCGTTAAAGGACCTCACAGGCCCGCTTTCCCCAGCCACGGCCTTTCCCAGGACTGCTGAGGGCAGCCGGGAGTCGGGGATCCTAACCCCAGGGTCTCCCCTGCCTGAGTGGCAGCCAGCTCACAGGCAGCCATTCTCGTCCTCAGGGCTGCCCCCAGTGCCACACAGATCACTGTGGTCCTGCCTCATTCCTCCCGCGAGCTCCTCTACCTGGGCACCGAGAGTGGCACCGTGTTTGCGGTGCAGCTGCCGGCCTTCCGCACACTGGGGGACAGGACCATCGGCTCGGACGCTGTGCTGCAGGGGTGAGCTGGACACCTTTTGCCATTAGGAAGCTGTTCCCTCCAACTGAGCGTGGCCTTCTCCCTTGAGTCCCAGTAGTGTCTCGGGAGCTCATAATTTCTCTCCTGGGAAGTCTacggggaggggagaagagactCTCAGCCCCCAACCTGTCCCTTAACTTGAGACTCTCGCCCCATAATGTGTTAGCACCATAGCACTCTGCGGAGTCTTGGGGGTAACCTGTCATTTCATTTAAAGGTGAGGAAAATGATGCTCAAAATGATTTTGTAATGTCACCAAGTCTCAGTCCGGCAGTCTTCACGCTGATCATGTGAATTTCAAAACCCCAGGGGCTCCgcaggggggcaggtggggcccAAACCTCGTGTTGCCACGTCAGGTGGGGCAACTCCTGGTGAGATTTATGTTTTGGCGTCCGTGCTAAGTTTTCGTTTGCATGCAGGCCCCATGGCCAAAGCTCTTGGACAGCCATAAGCCTGTAGGTTTCTTCTGATCACTCTGGAGGCTTTACTCCATGACGATGATGATGTCGGcaacagagagggagtcagatcAGGTCTGGGTGTGGAGAGAGAGTGCCAGGGTCCAAAGGAGGAGGAGACGAAGCACTGGCAGTGGTGGAATGTTTTGCCATTTCACGGGACAGAGAGGAGGCCGGGGTCCTGGGATGTGGAGCTGCTTCAGGCTCAAGCGAGCAGGACCCTGGTCCCGAAAGGACTGGCCTTCCAACGTGCTCACATCGCTCAGGGCCCACTGTCCAAGGAAGAGTGTCGCTGGGTTTGGGAGGATTCCTACTTGGGGCTGGCTCCGCCTGAGCCCAAACGTCTGTCTTTGCCACCCGGCAGGGTAGCGTCAGGGCAGCACGACCACGGTCAGAGCAGGACTGTTTGCGGGTCAGCAGGCATGGAGGCTTCTCAGCCTGGGCGCCCCGTCTGTGGCCAGGACGGCAGGAGGACCTGTTCCTCACGTGTGGCCCTGCCGGCACCCACCTGACTCTGTGCTGGTGGGAGTCTAGTTGCGGGGGGCCTCCCCCAGCCTGAGTGCCCCGGGAAGCCCCTCCTACCAGTGTAAATCCTGTTCTAAATGAAAAGAGGTTTGGCTTGGGTTGGCAGAGAGGGGTCCAGGTGTCTGTGtttcctgctctccctctttGGTGTGGGTTCTTGGTCCGTTGCCTGCCACCTCGTGGTCTTCTGTTGGCTTCAGCACCTCCAGACTTCACGTCAGCATTCCGGgcccagagaaggaggagggggacagggcTCAAGGCCAGACCAACCTAATGTAGGGAGttttattttgtgggttttaaaaactgtttcctTATGAAATACCACTTCTGCAGAAATGCACTAAGTATGAATGTGCGGTTTAATGGATTCTTGTAAAGTGAGCGTCCCTGCAGCCACCCCCTGgacaaagaaatagaactttgccagcctcccaggagcccccgcTGTCCTTCCCGGTCACGAGTCCCTCCTTCCCCCGAGGTAGCCACCGCATCAACTCTTCTGGAAGCCACTGCCTTGCCTTTCTTCGTAGTAGTGTAACCGCCTGCGTTTGTGGATGGATATACAGGATATATAGGTTTCTATATATCCTTGTCCTCTTGTGcgcatggcttctctctccctgcgATCTTCCCACGCTGGCACTTGCACGCCATGAGCAACTGTGCCACATGCTCCGTCCTGCCCTGTTGGTGGCAGCAGCGTGGGCTCACAGTGCTTCCCTCGGCCAGGTTGCCCGAGGACGCCCGCCACCGGCGGGTGTTCGAGATGGTGGAAGCTCTGCAGGAGCACCCCCGCGACCCCAACCAGGTCCTCATCGGCTACAGCCGCGGCCTCATCGTTGTCTGGGACCTGCGGGGCAGCTGCGTGCTTGGCCATTTCCTCAGCAGCCAGGTAGGCGGCGCCTGGGATGGTGGCAGGTGCCGCGTGGCGCTCTCAGGCCCCCGAATCACCTAAAGCCCTTGTGCTGAGACCTGCGGGCACAGGACCACCACCCTGACCCCAGCCTGCGcgctttccctctcttcctctgcagcAACTGGAGAACGTCTGCTGGCAGCGGGACGGCCACCTGATTGTCAGCTGCCATTCTGACGGCAGCTATTGCCAGTGGCCTGTGTCCAGCGACACCCAGCACTCGGAGCCCCTGCGCAACTGTGTGCCTTACGGTCAGTGCTCCGTCCACCTAAtggggcctggccctgccctgtaAACTTGCAAAGCAGTGTCCTCTGTTCCCAGTCTGTCTTCCCCACATTCGGGTGTAGGTGCCCAACTCCTAGAAGCaaaactggggcccagagaagtgaaggcTCTGTCCAAAATTGTGCAGCAGATTTTCAGATGCCCGTCATGGCTTTCTCGAGGGACTGCTCAGAGCAAGACTCCTATGCAATCTGCTGCATGGGTATGGGCATGAAGGGTCTGGGCCCTATGGACATAGGGGTGGAGGGCCCATTCAAGCTGGTTCCTTGTCTTGTAGGTCCTTTTCCTTGCAAAGCTATTACCAAAATCTTCTGGCTGATCACCAAGCAGGGGTAGGTATCAGTGCTCTGTCCTCCCTTTCAGCAGCCTTCCGAGGGGCTACTCTGGCCTCTGCTTGTGGGAGGCGGTGCCTAGGGAGTGCCTTGGGGGTCCCACATCAGTGTCTCAGATGccagcaaagggagagagggctATTCATTCGTACCTCTCATGGCTAATTCCTGAGCAAACGTTTCTGAtctttccctccaccctcccGGAAAGATGATTCAGATCAGCCGTTTTCAGACTCTGTTTCAGCAGGAGACCTGTTTCTTCAGAGACCTACAGGGAAACCTGACGCATAAACAGGAGtagggtgggctgggggtggaaCCCGGGGTAAAGCAGGAGTGGCTACAGAGGCTCAGGAACCCCAGCCTGGgtgcccccacctcacccccaagTTCTCCTGGGTTATTGCAGTCAGGAAGAGAGGGCGGTCCACCCCACCCCTTCTGGGGACCTTGAATGAGCACTTACTTTGAGACTGGGCTCCCTCCCTGATCCTGCCACTCTGATCCCTGGAAAgtctaagctgtcagctcagCCTGTGGCTGAGGTACTGTTGGGAGCCCCAGCCCACCCCACGGCTCTTCTGTGCCCGCCAGGTTGCCTTTCACCATCTTCCAGGGGGGCATGCCGCGGGCCAGCTATGGGGACCGCCACTGCATCTCGGTGGTCCACGACGGCCAACAGACAGCCTTCGACTTCACCTCCCGTGTCATTGACTTTACTGTCCTTGCTGAGGCAGACCCTGCTTCAGGTAGGTGGGCTTGggaagtgggtgaggggatgCGGCCTGTCCATTTCCAAACGCACCACTACCTGAGCCCCTCAGCCCCCCTGCACCCCTCTCAgtgcctttcccttcccctgcttgtggcTTCATCCTTGCTGGCCACACCTCCCACCTGCTCTGAACCCTCTTCACCCTTGCTCGGCTCTGATGGGACTGAGCCCAAGGCAGGCAGATCTAGGCTGTGGGGCTTAACAGCTACCTAGCTGAGGCAAAGAGGTCCTGGCTTAGACACGCGAAGCCCTCCCATTGTGGGGTGGGGCAAGTGGTGCCGTGTGGGGCCTCCTGGAGCTGGGCCAAGACAGCAAAGCCCTGAGTCAGCCTCGTAAATTGGTGACAGGCAAGACCAGAAAGGGCGATGTCGAAACCTGGAGCGGAGGCCTGGCGGGAGATTCCCAGGAGGGCGGGCCTCTCCTCCAGGTGAGTCCAGCCTCACGAGGCCAAGGCCTCCAGGTGAGGGGCTCGGGCCTGCTCCGGACACCCCGGGCTGTATTCCTGTGCATCCTCAGCACCACAAGACCACTtgctttccctcctttctcagcCTCTTCCCTCCTCACGCCCGATGCAGGATgccggcgggggggcgggggggggggtgtcggtcgattctttaggattttctacagaGATGGTCACGTtctctgtgaacaaagacagcgttacttcttcctttctgacctgtgtcccttttattttcttctcttgtctcCCTGCAGTAGCTAGGACCTGTAaacaagcagagagagggggcatctGCCAAATTCCTGATCTTAGCAGGAAAGCTTCATGTTTCGCATTATTATAGTCACATGAGCTGTAGCTTTTTTGTGGATGATCTTTaccaagttgaggaagttcccctctcttcctacttagattttttatcataaatgggtgtTAGATTTGTCAGATATTTTTCCTGCGTGGATCAATATGATCACATGTTTTACTTTAGCCTATTGATGTGATGGGTTCCGTTAACTCATTTTCATGTGTTGACACAATCTTGCACacctgggataaatcctacttcGTTGTGGTGTGTGATTTTCTCTATATGTTTCTGGATTTGGagcttgtttttattgttgattttggggagagaaagcatgagtgggaaaggggtggggggcaaggtacagaggatccaaagagggctctgtgctgacagcagaggaaccatgagatcatgacctgagccaaagttggacactcaaccaactgagccacccgctGCCACTggagcttatttttatttgtttgtttgtttgtttgtttgtttgtttagagagggagagggagagaaagagggggccCAGGtgaacaaggggcagagaaagagaatcccaggaggggcagaaggagagagagagaagtggggctcgcctgaagtggggctcctgCTCACCGGAAGCCGGCCTTGAGCTCACCCCGAAGTGAGGCTCGAGTGgagcttgtttttaaaatgccgattctggggcacctgggtggctcagtcagttaagcatccgactcttggactcttggtttcggctcaggtcatgatctcgcagtttcgtcagttcgagccccacatcaggctccaagctgacaatgcggaacctgcttgggattctctgtctctgcccctcccctacttgcactatctctgtctctctcaaaataaataaataaactaaaaaaaatttttttgtaataaaaatgaattaataaaataaaatgcagattctccaggggtgcttgggtggctcagtcggttaaacgtccgacttcggctcaggtcatgatcccacggttcgtgggttcgagccccgcgtcgggctctgtgctgacagctcagaacctggagcctgcttcggattctgtgtctccttctgtctctgcccctcccctgctcttactcCGTCTtactgtccctcaaaaataaataaatgtaaaaaaaaaaaaaaaaaaaatttaaaatgcagattctctgaCTCCAGCCCTAGAGCTTAAGATcctgcagggctgggctggggcaaaCTGCTTCCCACGGTTCCTGCAGCCCCTGACCCTTGGCCTGTCCCCCAGCCTTTGATGACCCCTACGCCCTGGTGGTGCTGGCCGAGGAGGAGCTAGTGGTGATTGACCTGAAGGCGGCTGGTTGGCCACCAGTCCAGCCTCCCTACCTGGCCTCCCTTCACTGCTCCGCCATCACCTGCTCCCACCACGTCTCCAACATCCCCCTGAAGCTGTGGGAGCGGATCGTCGCCGCTGGCAGAGAGCAGCACACACACTTCTCCACCATGGTAAGTCTGGCACCAGCCCTGGCCCCACCTCGCGCCAAGCTCTCCCATGGACTTCTTGGTCTCATTCTTTAGGAGTGGCCCATCGATGGTGGTACCAGtctggccccagcccctccccagaggGACCTGCTGCTCACAGGGTAGGTGACTTTCATGGCACTCTCCTCCTGCCAAGTAGAATACGCGGGGTGGGAACAGACCCCAGAGCGGGTGCGTGCCAGTCCCGGGCCTCCCGGGCACCCCTGGCCTGGCATCCCTCACAACTGGCAGGTGGCTCTGCCCGCAGGCACGAGGATGGCACAGTGCGCTTCTGGGACGCCTCCGGTGTCTGCTTACGGCTACTCTACAAACTCAGCACGGTACGGGTGTTCCTCACCGACACAGAGCCCAGCGAGAACCTCAATGCCCAGGGCGAGGATGAGTGGCCCCCACTCCGCAAGGTGAGGCCGGGAGCCTGGAAACCAGGCAGGGCAAGGACAGGCTGGGTCTCGTGCTTATGGCCACTCGCGGACCTCCTCTCCCTTGTCAGGTGGGCTCCTTCGACCCCTACAGTGATGATCCGAGGCTGGGAATCCAGAAGATTTTCCTCTGCAAATACAGTGGCTACCTGGCTGTGGCGGGCACGGCAGGGCAGGTagcaggctgggctggggcagggggtgcagTTAGGAGGAGTGATCAGGGGACTTTGGGCGGTGTCCAAGGATTGGGGGGCAGCAAGGACAGACACCAGCCTCCCGGGCACCCATTGAAGATGTCGCCAGGACCATCACCGACTCTTGTGGCTCTTGTGCTTTTCCCAGTGGATAGAGGTTGCCTGGTCCCATTAGAGACAGGCCTTTGGGATGATTGTTTCTCCTCCAGAAACCAGGATTAAGGGCCAGGGATCGGGAAAGGCCTTCCAGCTCTCCTTGGGCCCTAGGCTTTGGTGTGGGTCCCAGGTCCTTCACTCTCCCACTCTCAGGGTCCCTGTGGTCCCGCTATTCCTTGGtgctgggcggggggtgggggggtggctcagcccacctgccccccacccccccccccaccccaggtgctgGTGCTGGAACTGAATGACGAGGAGGCGGAGCATGCCGTGGAGCAGGTGGAGGCCGACCTGCTGCAGGACCAGGAGGGCTACCGCTGGAAGGGCCACGAGCGCCTGTGTGCCCGCCCGGGGCCCGTGCGTTTTGAGCCCGGCTTCCAGCCCTTCGTGTTGGTGCAGTGCCAGCCCCCGGCCGTGGTCACCTCCTTGGCCTTGCACTCTGAGTGGCGGCTCGTGGCCTTTGGCACAAGCCACGGTTTTGGCCTCTTTGACCACCAGCAGCGGCGGCAGGTCTTTGTCAAGTGAGCAGCCCTCCCGGGGTGGCCAGGGCCTGAGTCTAGGGCTGGTGCTGGGCAAACACCCTGGGGCCCTGGCAGCACTGATGTCCTGATGTTCCCCCCAGGTGCACGCTGCACCCCAGTGACCAGCTGGCTTTGGAGGGCCCCCTGTCCCGTGTGAAGTCCCTAAAGAAGTCCCTGCGCCAGTCCTTCCGCCGGATACGGCGTAGCCGGGTGTCAAGCCGGAAGCGGCGGCCAGCTGGTCCCCCTGGGGAGGTGAGGCCGAGACCGGCCACGAGCCCGGGGCGGCTGGCAGCAGGTCCAAACTAGCCCTCCCTCCCCCGTGGCTTTGGCTGCAAGCACCGAGCAGGCTCACGTCCTGCCCCGCTGCCCACTAGCTCTGTGGCCTCGGACACACACACGTtgcatctctgggcctcagcttccccaagTGTAGAGGGTTAAGTCTTCAGTTAGTATCACCGGGTGGGCAGTGGCCATCTTCCCCTGGAAGGACTGGTGCTGGGCAATTGGATCGCCCCAGGAAGGGGAGGCCAGAGCCCCCTTCAGCCTGACCAAACCCACTGCAGGTGCCGGAGGGAGGCGCCAGGGCTGAGCGGACAGGTACGCAGAACATGGAGCTGGCCCCTGTGCAGCGTAAGATCGAGGCTCGCTCAGCAGAGGACTCCTTCACGGGATTCGTCCGGACCCTCTACTTTGCTGACACCTATCTGAGGGACAGTGAGTGGCCAGCCTGAGGTGTGGGGGGCCCAGGAGAGCACCCTTTGGCCTGAGGGCGTGTTGGAGGCTGCTGCCCGGCCTGGCTGGGAGCATGGGGAGACCCGatcctctgcctgcctctttctctcccgTGCCTGGGTCTCCAAGGCAGGTTGCCCTGGCTTCATACTCAGCCTCCACCACTCTAGAAGTGTGACCTTGGACGTGTCACTTAACCTGGGGTCAGCTTCTCTCCTGTAAAGTGGAGGAATATCTTCCTCCAAGAGTGCCTGCTAGTACCCAGTGTGCCCTGCAGAAGCTCCCTGCCGCCCGCCCACCGCGGcaagagtggggtgggggtatCTGCTGCTGTATCTTCAGGGCCGAGCTGTCCCGGGTTCAAGACCACCTGTGCCTGGGTCCCTTAGTGGTCAGAGAGCCTTCCCAGCTCTTCCCGTCTATACCCCCAGGAAATAGGCAGGGCCCATAGCCATTccgttttacagaggaggaaacagacttACAAGGTTTGCTAGCTTGACCTTGGGGTCACACAGGTTGTGAGTGGCAATGCCAGGACATCAGCCCAGGTCACCTGGCTCCACCTGACCCCCGGAACTGTGGGTTAGATACAAACCTTTGCTTCCTGGCAGGCTCCCGCCACTGCCCCTCGCTGTGGGCTGGCACCAACGGTGGTACGGTCTATGCCTTTGCCCTGCGTGTGCCCCCCACCGAGCGGAGAATGGATGAGCCCGTGCGGGCCGAGCAGGGTGAGTGctgggcagggggagagcagagggtcCTTATCTGcctgggatgggatggggtggggtggggtctgtagtctcaccctccaccccaccatCAACCACCACTTGCCTCTTTCCCTGCAGCCAAGGAGATCCAGCTGATGCACCGAGCGCCCGTGGTGGGCATCCTGGTGCTGGATGGACATAGCGTCCCCCTTCCTGAGCCCCTGGAGGTGGCCCATGACCTGTCAAAGAGCCCAGACATGCAGGGAAGCCACCAGCTGCTTGTGGTGTCAGAAGAACAGTTCAAGGTGTTGCTTGGATGGAGGCGGGGCTCCCTGGGGATCCCTGGGACATCTGGGGAGTGCAGATCCTGGGCACAAATGACAGTGGCCGGGATTCACTTAAAGTTGTATTTGCAGCTGGTATGTGACAGACTACCGAGGCACTGAAAAGGAGAGGGGTAGAGATCCTGGGTCCCGGGGTCAGCACGGGGGCACTGAAGCGGGACCTGTGTCAATAGGGGGGACGGAAAacacagacatggaaataagTAGCCCTGGTGTCCCTTCCCGGTCAAAGCGTAGTGGCCGCATGTCCGAGCACTGAGCGGGCACAGAGACTGGGCAGTCGTTGCTGGGGAGTAGGGCCCTGTGACGGCACCAGGCACGGAAGCCATGGGTGTGAGCCGTGCCTTGTCCCCCCAGGTGTTCACGCTGCCCAAGGTGAGCGCCAAGCTGAAGCTGAAGCTGACCGCTCTGGAGGGCTCGCGGGTGCGGCGGGTCAGCGTGGCCCACTTCGGCAGCTGTCGAGCCGAGGACTACGGGGAGCACCACCTGACTGTCCTCACCAACCTGGGTGACGTCCAGGTGGTCTCGCTGCCCCTGCTCAAGCCCCAGGTTCGGTACAGCTGCATCCGCCGGGAGGATGTCAGCGGCATTGCCTCTTGCGTCTTCACCAAATACGGCCAAGGTGGGCACAGCGGGGGCGGGCAGGCGGGTGCGAGCAGCCGGGGGCTGGGCGGGGTGGGGACTCCCGCTGCGCTGCCAGGGGCTGCTGGGAAGGGCAGCTTGGGGTGTTGCGGCCAAGGCCAGGCTGGACTGACTGACTTCAGAGAACTTTTGAGGGAGGCCCCGGCCCCTCGTTCCTCCTGGGAGGAAAGTCCCGTCAGCAGCTGCAGGGCCTGGGAGCCATGGGCTGGCCTCACCTCCAGgcttctccttccccccccccaggATTCTACCTGATCTCACCCTCAGAGTTTGAgcgcttctctctctccaccaagTGGCTGGTTGAGCCCCGGTGTCTGGTGGAttcagcagaaaccaagagccacaGCTGCCCCCGCAACGGATCAGGCCCAGAGAAGGTCTCAGGCCAAGCCAGGTCGGTAAAAGGACAGGTGGCCTTTGCCCTGGCCCCTCTCCTCTGAGCTAAGCCCACCCTCCTGGCtctggctccctgcccccccttcATATGCCCCTCCCTCTCATGGAAGCTGCCATCCAGGGCAGAGCTTGGTTTATCACCCTGGCTCAAGGTGGGCCAGGTTAGTTGACCTCATT
This region includes:
- the LLGL2 gene encoding LLGL scribble cell polarity complex component 2 isoform X3 translates to MRRFLRPGHDPARERLKRDLFQFNKTVEHGFPHQPSALGYSPSLRILAIGTRSGAVKLYGAPGVEFMGLHRENNAVVQIYFLPGQCQLVTLLDDNSLHLWSLKVRGGVSELQEDESFTLRGPPGAAPSATQITVVLPHSSRELLYLGTESGTVFAVQLPAFRTLGDRTIGSDAVLQGLPEDARHRRVFEMVEALQEHPRDPNQVLIGYSRGLIVVWDLRGSCVLGHFLSSQQLENVCWQRDGHLIVSCHSDGSYCQWPVSSDTQHSEPLRNCVPYGPFPCKAITKIFWLITKQGLPFTIFQGGMPRASYGDRHCISVVHDGQQTAFDFTSRVIDFTVLAEADPASAFDDPYALVVLAEEELVVIDLKAAGWPPVQPPYLASLHCSAITCSHHVSNIPLKLWERIVAAGREQHTHFSTMEWPIDGGTSLAPAPPQRDLLLTGHEDGTVRFWDASGVCLRLLYKLSTVRVFLTDTEPSENLNAQGEDEWPPLRKVGSFDPYSDDPRLGIQKIFLCKYSGYLAVAGTAGQVLVLELNDEEAEHAVEQVEADLLQDQEGYRWKGHERLCARPGPVRFEPGFQPFVLVQCQPPAVVTSLALHSEWRLVAFGTSHGFGLFDHQQRRQVFVKCTLHPSDQLALEGPLSRVKSLKKSLRQSFRRIRRSRVSSRKRRPAGPPGEVPEGGARAERTGTQNMELAPVQRKIEARSAEDSFTGFVRTLYFADTYLRDSSRHCPSLWAGTNGGTVYAFALRVPPTERRMDEPVRAEQAKEIQLMHRAPVVGILVLDGHSVPLPEPLEVAHDLSKSPDMQGSHQLLVVSEEQFKVFTLPKVSAKLKLKLTALEGSRVRRVSVAHFGSCRAEDYGEHHLTVLTNLGDVQVVSLPLLKPQVRYSCIRREDVSGIASCVFTKYGQGFYLISPSEFERFSLSTKWLVEPRCLVDSAETKSHSCPRNGSGPEKVSGQARNSGSQSDGEERRPGPVMEHALLNDERVLKEIQSTLEGDRGSYGDWRSQRAATGYSLSNGGE
- the LLGL2 gene encoding LLGL scribble cell polarity complex component 2 isoform X4 — its product is MRRFLRPGHDPARERLKRDLFQFNKTVEHGFPHQPSALGYSPSLRILAIGTRSGAVKLYGAPGVEFMGLHRENNAVVQIYFLPGQCQLVTLLDDNSLHLWSLKVRGGVSELQEDESFTLRGPPGAAPSATQITVVLPHSSRELLYLGTESGTVFAVQLPAFRTLGDRTIGSDAVLQGLPEDARHRRVFEMVEALQEHPRDPNQVLIGYSRGLIVVWDLRGSCVLGHFLSSQQLENVCWQRDGHLIVSCHSDGSYCQWPVSSDTQHSEPLRNCVPYGPFPCKAITKIFWLITKQGLPFTIFQGGMPRASYGDRHCISVVHDGQQTAFDFTSRVIDFTVLAEADPASAFDDPYALVVLAEEELVVIDLKAAGWPPVQPPYLASLHCSAITCSHHVSNIPLKLWERIVAAGREQHTHFSTMEWPIDGGTSLAPAPPQRDLLLTGHEDGTVRFWDASGVCLRLLYKLSTVRVFLTDTEPSENLNAQGEDEWPPLRKVGSFDPYSDDPRLGIQKIFLCKYSGYLAVAGTAGQVLVLELNDEEAEHAVEQVEADLLQDQEGYRWKGHERLCARPGPVRFEPGFQPFVLVQCQPPAVVTSLALHSEWRLVAFGTSHGFGLFDHQQRRQVFVKCTLHPSDQLALEGPLSRVKSLKKSLRQSFRRIRRSRVSSRKRRPAGPPGEVPEGGARAERTGTQNMELAPVQRKIEARSAEDSFTGFVRTLYFADTYLRDSSRHCPSLWAGTNGGTVYAFALRVPPTERRMDEPVRAEQAKEIQLMHRAPVVGILVLDGHSVPLPEPLEVAHDLSKSPDMQGSHQLLVVSEEQFKVFTLPKVSAKLKLKLTALEGSRVRRVSVAHFGSCRAEDYGEHHLTVLTNLGDVQVVSLPLLKPQVRYSCIRREDVSGIASCVFTKYGQGFYLISPSEFERFSLSTKWLVEPRCLVDSAETKSHSCPRNGSGPEKVSGQARNSGSQSDGEERRPGPVMEHALLNDERAMATGDLSERPRVTASAMGESEQVAGPGYAMNTHY